A stretch of Metabacillus sp. FJAT-52054 DNA encodes these proteins:
- a CDS encoding YkuJ family protein, whose protein sequence is MSQLTGIISRLQSLQETAVGNEPSQRFFEVEGEKRCSVKYFEKNEMFELEVFEKGGKPQTYQFDNIDIIAIEIFDLLQA, encoded by the coding sequence ATGTCTCAATTAACAGGTATTATCAGCCGTCTACAAAGTCTACAGGAAACAGCAGTGGGGAATGAACCTTCCCAGCGTTTTTTTGAAGTTGAAGGTGAGAAGCGCTGCAGCGTGAAATATTTCGAGAAAAACGAAATGTTTGAACTTGAAGTATTTGAAAAAGGCGGAAAACCGCAGACATATCAATTTGATAATATTGATATCATTGCTATTGAAATTTTCGACCTTTTACAAGCCTAA
- a CDS encoding ribonuclease H-like YkuK family protein — translation MSDTFAFYNVTEENMTLQDVISRLKSFIRKDPRSVYVLSIGTDSHVHYKETKFITAIHLHRVGKGAWGCLKNYILPRPITSVHEKISTETALSQELAYSFITLYLGELTDILIPFSDEGADFSFEIHLDIGRKGVTKDLIQEMTGRITAMGVEARIKPDSYTAFSYANRYTK, via the coding sequence ATGAGCGATACGTTTGCCTTTTATAATGTAACGGAAGAGAACATGACACTTCAGGATGTAATATCACGCTTGAAATCCTTTATTCGTAAGGATCCGCGCTCTGTTTATGTGTTGTCGATCGGTACAGACTCCCATGTTCATTACAAGGAAACGAAATTTATTACAGCCATTCATCTTCATCGAGTGGGAAAAGGGGCCTGGGGATGTCTGAAAAATTATATCCTGCCCAGGCCGATTACTAGTGTACATGAAAAAATTTCGACGGAAACCGCGCTCAGTCAAGAATTGGCTTATTCTTTCATCACCCTTTATTTGGGAGAACTGACTGATATTCTCATCCCGTTTTCAGATGAAGGGGCTGATTTTTCCTTCGAAATCCATTTGGATATCGGAAGAAAAGGCGTTACGAAAGACCTCATTCAGGAAATGACAGGGAGAATTACAGCAATGGGGGTCGAAGCGAGAATTAAACCAGATTCTTACACAGCCTTCAGCTATGCAAATCGATATACAAAATAA
- the abbA gene encoding antirepressor AbbA, producing the protein MGLADKRLSNEEQELLISLLMKQEYAIELLSSELNDIENGEKAVDMETYKQLTVLYDRIRFE; encoded by the coding sequence ATGGGTTTGGCAGATAAAAGACTCTCAAATGAAGAGCAGGAATTACTAATCAGTTTGTTAATGAAGCAAGAGTATGCCATTGAGCTATTGAGCAGTGAACTGAACGATATTGAAAACGGTGAGAAAGCTGTAGATATGGAAACTTACAAACAGCTCACAGTTCTTTATGACCGAATTCGTTTTGAATGA
- a CDS encoding glutaredoxin domain-containing protein produces MTKKVLVYTQPDCPPCKIVKQFLDHHHVMFEEIDITKDEKARDHLINVLQSYSTPTVTVDEVAVKGFDLPALEKLVL; encoded by the coding sequence ATGACTAAAAAGGTTTTGGTGTACACTCAGCCTGACTGTCCCCCATGTAAAATCGTCAAGCAATTTTTGGATCACCACCATGTGATGTTTGAAGAGATAGATATCACGAAGGACGAAAAAGCGAGAGACCACTTAATTAACGTCTTGCAATCCTATTCTACACCTACGGTTACTGTGGATGAGGTCGCTGTTAAAGGTTTTGATCTTCCTGCACTTGAAAAATTAGTCCTGTAA
- a CDS encoding manganese catalase family protein produces the protein MFTRIDRLLIDLPKPKNPDANAAAAVQELLGGKFGEMSTLNNYLYQSFNFRSKKKLKPFYDLVASITAEEMGHVELVANTINLMIIGTTHPGPPDSTPMREAVNKRNTLHFISTAQTAFPFDSMGRAWTGDNVFNSGNLVLDLLHNFFLECGARTHKMRVYEMTDNPVAREMIGYLLVRGGVHVVAYAKALEIATGVDVMKMLPIPNLDNSKFASAKKFEDLGVNRRLYTFSDQYYRDIDKIWKGRGPKGEPLEVIIGHPQGVPVPDLEEIPEEFAPGISEEDFQEIARRLQRSAGI, from the coding sequence GTGTTTACTCGTATCGACCGCCTGCTCATTGATCTTCCAAAGCCCAAAAATCCAGATGCAAATGCAGCAGCGGCAGTGCAGGAGCTGCTTGGTGGAAAATTCGGTGAGATGTCTACCTTAAATAATTATCTGTACCAGTCTTTTAATTTTCGCAGCAAAAAAAAGCTAAAGCCATTCTATGATCTTGTAGCAAGTATAACCGCAGAAGAAATGGGTCATGTAGAGCTTGTGGCAAATACAATTAATCTGATGATTATTGGGACCACTCACCCTGGTCCGCCAGACTCTACCCCTATGAGAGAAGCAGTCAATAAAAGAAACACGCTGCATTTTATCTCTACTGCTCAAACCGCTTTTCCTTTTGACTCAATGGGGCGGGCGTGGACTGGAGATAACGTATTCAACAGCGGTAATCTTGTGCTTGATCTCCTTCACAACTTTTTCTTGGAATGCGGAGCGCGCACTCACAAGATGAGGGTATATGAAATGACAGATAACCCTGTTGCGAGGGAAATGATCGGCTACCTGCTTGTAAGGGGGGGCGTGCATGTTGTTGCTTATGCAAAAGCTTTGGAAATAGCTACAGGCGTTGATGTAATGAAAATGCTCCCTATTCCAAATCTGGATAATTCGAAATTTGCTTCTGCTAAAAAGTTTGAAGATTTAGGAGTGAATAGAAGGCTTTATACGTTCAGTGATCAATATTATAGGGATATCGATAAAATCTGGAAGGGAAGGGGGCCAAAGGGAGAGCCTCTCGAAGTGATAATTGGCCATCCTCAAGGTGTACCTGTCCCAGACCTTGAAGAGATTCCTGAAGAGTTCGCTCCGGGAATTTCGGAGGAGGATTTTCAGGAAATTGCCCGCCGTCTACAAAGATCAGCGGGCATTTAG